A window of Microbacterium sp. BK668 genomic DNA:
GCCGAGGTGCTCGCCGTCGCCGAGGAGTACCTCGCGCCGCTGCGCCACGCGGACGTCGACACGCTCGTCCTCGGCTGCACCCACTACCCCTTCCTCGAGGGCGCGATCAGCTACGTCATGGGCCCCGAGGTCTCGCTGGTGTCGAGCGACACCGAGACCGCGAAGGACGTCTATCGGCAGCTCGTCTCGCGCGATCTGCTGGCGGGCCGGGATGCCGCGCCCCGCCACGTCTACGAAGCCACCGGCGACTCCGCCGACGACTTCCTCCGCCTCGCGCACCGCCTGATGGGTCGCGAGGTCACCGACGTCCGCCTCGTGCAGACCGGTGCCATCCATGTCCTGAAGGGATTCGAATGACCGAGATCGTGCGTGCCGACGGCCGCTCCGTCGACCAGCTGCGACCTGTCCTCATCGAGCGGGGGTGGTCGAGCCAGGCAGAGGGGTCGGCACTCATCTCCTTCGGCGACACCAAGGTGCTGTGCACGGCCTCATTCACGAACGGCGTCCCGCGCTGGCTCACCGGCAAGGGCAAGGGCTGGATCACGGCCGAGTACGCGATGCTGCCGCGCGCGACCAACGAGCGCAACGACCGCGAGTCGGTGAAGGGACGCATCGGCGGGCGCACGCACGAGATCTCCCGGCTCATCGGACGCGCGCTGCGGTCGGTGGTCGACATGAAGGCACTGGGTGAGAACACCATCGTGATCGACTGCGACGTCCTGCAGGCCGACGGCGGCACGCGGACCGCCGCGATCACGGGCGCCTACGTCGCGCTCGCCGACGCGATCGAGTGGGCGCGCGGCAAGAGATTCGTCGGTCAGAAGTCGCAGGTGCTCATCGACTCCGTCGCCGCCGTCTCGGTCGGCATCATCGACGGCGAGCCGATGCTCGACCTCGCATACGTCGAGGACGTCCGGGCCGAGACCGACATGAACGTCGTCGTGACGGGACGGGGCCTGTTCGTCGAGGTGCAGGGCACCGCCGAGGGCGCGCCCTTCGACAAGCGCGAGCTCGACCAGCTGCTCGAGCTGGGGGTCGCCGGCTGCGCCGAACTGCGCGACCTGCAGGCCGCCGCTCTCGCTTCGGCGCCGGAGGCCTGACCCGTGCCGAAGGTCGTCCTCGCGACGCACAATCCGCACAAGGTGGAGGAGTTCCAGGCGATCGTCGCCGCCGCCCGCCCCGACCTCGAGGTCGTCGGCTACGACGGCCCGGAACCGGTCGAGGACGGCACGAGCTTCGCCGAGAACGCTCTCACAAAGGCGCGCGCCGCGGCCTCCCATACGGGTCTGCCGGCGCTCGCCGACGACTCCGGCATCTGCGTCGACGTCCTCGGAGGCTCTCCCGGCGTCTTCTCGGCGTACTGGGCGGGGCACGCGAAGGATGCCGCTGCCAACCTCCGGCTGCTGCTCGACCAGCTCTCCGACATCCGCGATCCGCATCGCACGGCGCAGTTCGTCTCGACGATCGCGCTGGTCCTGCCCGGCGCACCGGCGGGCCCGGAGACCCGCGAGCACGTCGTCGAGGGCGTCTGGCCCGGCCGCCTCGCCTTCGCGCCGTCGGGCTCGGGCGGGTTCGGCTACGACCCGATCTTCGTCCCCGACGAGCAGCCGTCGTCGGTCGAGCGGAGCGTGGGGGAGTGGTCGCCGGAGGAGAAGAACGCGGCATCCCACCGCTCGCGCGCGTTCCGCGCGCTCGCGCCGCTCCTCGCGACGCTCTGAGCCTGAGAATCACACTCATTCCCGGGTTCGCCCGTGCGCACCGGAGCCGCTCCGCCCGGTCGTAGCCTGGGGCCATGCACGATCACGCGCGCGGCACCGGCAGCGGCCGAGGCGCCACGACGGGGATACGCGGTGCGGGTTCGCGCCGCCTGCTCGCGATATCGCTCGGCATCACGGCGATCGTCATGGTCGTCCAGGTCGTCGGGTCGCTCCTCTCCGGATCACTCGCCCTCCTCGCCGACGCGGCGCACATGTTCACGGACGCCGCGGCCCTCGGGATCGCGCTGATCGCTTCGGCCGTCGCGGCCCGCCCCGCCGACGATCGGCGCACGTTCGGCTATCAGCGCGCGGAGGTGCTCGGCGCCCTCGTCAACGCGGTCATCCTCCTCGTGCTGTCGGTGTGGGTCGCCGTCGAGGCGATCCAGCGGCTCGTCGATCCGGGTGAGGCCGAGATCGCGGGGGGCCTCATGCTCGCCGTCGCCATCATCGGCCTCGTCGCCAACGCGCTCGCGATGTGGCTCCTCAGCGCCGCGCAGCGCACGAGCATCAACGTCCGCGGCGCCTACCTCGAGGTGCTCGGCGATCTCCTGGGCTCCGCCGCCGTCATCGTGGCGGCGGTTGTCATCCTCGCGACGGGGTGGGTGCAAGCCGACGCGGTCGCCTCCCTCCTCATCGCCGCGATGATCGTCCCGCGCGCCATCGGGCTGCTGCGGGAGGTCGTGTCGGTGCTGACGGAGTCCTCCCCCGCGACCGTGCACGTGCGCGAGATCCGGGATCATCTCGAGTCGACGCCGGGGGTCGTCGACGTCCACGACGTGCACGTGTGGCAGCTGACGCGCGGAGCCCCCGTGTTCTCGGCCCACGTCGTCGTCGACCCCGCGACGTTGCGCGACGGACGTTCGGGTGCCCTCCTGGAGGAGCTTCAGGGATGCCTCAGCGCGCACTTCGATGTCGAGCACTCGACATTCCAGCTCGAGCCCGCGGGCCACGTCGAGCACGACGCGCACCGCTGATCAGCTCTCGCGCACCACGTCCGCGGGGCGCTTGTCCGGCCGCAGCCCCCGCCAGCGAGGATGACGCAGGATGCCCGCCGGGGTGAACTCGCCGAACTCCACTTCTCCGACGAGCTCGGGGCGCAGCCACTGCACGCCGCGCGCGTCGAGCGACGGGACGCCGACGAGGGGGTTCTCCTCGGCGTGCAGCGGCGCGAACACGGTGAGCAGGGTCTGAAGGGTCGCATCGCTGAAGCCCGTCCCGACGCGTCCGGCGTACTGGAGGCCGTCGGGGCCGTTGATCCCGAGGAGGAGGGAGCCGAACGTGGAGGCGCGGCCGCCCTGACCCGGCCGGATGCCCGCGATCACGACCTCCTGCGTGCGCGTGAGCTTCACCTTGAGCGAGGACTCGGAGCGGGTGCCGCGGCGGTAGGTCGATCGCGGATCCTTCACGACGATCCCCTCGAGGTCGAAGCGCCGGCTCGCTTCGAGCGCCGCATCCACGTCGTCGAAGACCGGCGGCACCACGATCGACGTCATCGTGTGGCCGGCGAGGTCTTCGAGGATGCGGCGGCGATCGCTGAGGGGAAGGCCCGTGACGTCCCTGCCCCGCGCGACGAGGACGTCGAAGAGGTAGTAGTGCACGGGCGTGCGTTTGGCGAGGCGCGCGATGTCGCCGACCCCCACCAGGTTCATGCGGGTCTGCAGGAGGGCGAAGCTGGGCCGGCCGTTGTCGAGCGCGACCAGCTCCCCGTCGACGACGCACGGCTCATCGCCGAGTCCGGGATCGCCTCCGGTGATCTCGGGGTACTTCGCGGTGCTCTCGTTGCCGCTGCGGGCCCAGAGGCGCAGCGACGCGCCGTCCCACACGCCGACCGCCCGGATGCCGTCCCACTTCGCCTCCGCCCAGGCCGGTTCGCCCCATTGCCGGGCGTCGGCGCGGGCGCGTTCGGGCGAGGCCGTCGTGGAGAGCATGGGCCGCAGGTCCGCGGGAGCGGGCGGCCACGGCGCCTCCGGCGCGGAATCGAGCAGCTCGGCGACGGTCCGGTTCGACGGCTGCTCCGGCGGGTCCGCGGGTCTCGGGGGAGGCGAGGCCGAACGCCGCCGGCGGGCGCCCCGCCGCGGTTCGTCGGCCTGCGGCGAGGGCTCGACCGGGATGCCGTCCGGCTGCACGCGGCCCTCGGCATCCGTCTTCATGCGGTGAAGCAGCCAGCTCGACTTCTGTCCCTTCCCCTCCGTGCGGATGAACGCGAGGCGCACGCGCCCGAGCGGGCCGCCCGGTCGTCCTTCCGCCGTGAAGATGATCTCGTCGTCGCGCCACTTCTCCAGCTCGTAGCGGCCGTCGTCCCAGATCGTCACGGTTCCGCCGCCGTACTCGCCCAGGGGGATGGTGCCCTCGAACGAGGCGTACTCCATCGGGTGGTCCTCGGTCTGGATCGCCAGGTTGTTGCGCCGGTACGAGTGCGGCACGCCCCGCGGCACGGCCCAGCTGACCAGGACTCCGTCGCGCTCGAGCCGGAAGTCCCAGTGAAGCGCGGTCGCATGGTGCTCCTGGATGACGAACGACGGCAGCTCGTCGGCGGCGCGGACGGCGGCGGCCGGGTTCGACGGCACCGGTTCTGGTGTGCGCTCGGCGGACCGCATGGAGATGTACGTGCTGAGCGGCCCCTCGCCGGCGTCGCGGCCACCCGAGTGGAATCCGAGCGGCGCGAGCGGGTCGCCCATCTCATCGACCCGGACGAGGACCTCGTCGAACAGGAGGTGACGCAGCCCGGGGTCGTCCAGCTCGTCCCACGTCCGCGGCACGGCGACGGTCGGATGCGACCGCCCGCGCAGCGAGTACGGTGCGATCGTCGTCTTCGACCCGTTGTTCTGGCTCCAGTCGATGAGCACCCGACCTCCGCGGAGCGACTTCTTCATACTGCTCACGACGAGGTCGGGGTGATCGGCCTCGATGGCGCGGGCGAGCTCGTGCGCCAGCGCGGACGCGGCTTCGCTCGACTGGCCGGGGGGCAGGGCCGAGTAGAGCTGGATGCCCTTGCTGCCGCTCGTGACGGGGTACGGCTCGAGCCCCATGGGAGTGAGGATGTCGCGTGCCCAGCGGGCCACCTGCGCGCACTCGGGAAGACCGACTCCCGGACCCGGATCCAGATCCAGCACGAGCCGGTCCGCGTCGCCGCGATCGCCCGTCGGGGTGAACCGCCACTGGGGGACGTGGAGCTCGAGGCTCGCGACCTGTGCGAGGTAGACGATCGTCGGCACGTCGCCGGCGATCGGATAGTCCTTCGGGCCGCCCGAGTGGGGGATCGGGAGGCGGCGGATCCACTCCGGGGCGCCCCGCTCGAGATCCTTGGCGAAGAACGGCTGTCCGGGGTGCGCGTTCGTGCCGACTCCGTCGGGCCATCGTTTGCGGGTGACGGGACGACCGACGATGTGCGGGATCATCGTCGGCGCGATGCGGGTGTAGTAGTCGATGACCTCGGCCTTGGTCGTCCCCGTCTCGGGGTAAAGGACCTTCGTCAGGTTCGTCAGGCGCAGGCGCCGCCCGCCGATCCTCACGAGCTGGTCATCGCCGGGCATGGCACCCATCCTGCCCGCCCTGACCGGTCAAGCCCTAGCCGTGACGGCTGTGGCCGGTGTGTACTGGTGTGATGAGAGCGATCTGGAAGGGCGCCCTGACCTTCGGCCTCGTCAACGTGCCCGTGAAGGTCTACGCCGCGACGGAGGACCACGACGTCTCGCTGCATCAGGTGCACAACAAGGACGGCGGCCGCATCCGCTATCAGCGGGTGTGCGAAATCGACGGCGAGGTCGTGCCGTACCAGGACATCGACAAGGCCTTCGACGACGGCGACAAGACCGTGGTGCTGACCAAGGACGATCTGGCGTCGCTCCCCGCCGAGCGCAGCCGGGAGATCGACGTCGTCGAGTTCGTGCCGAGCGAGCAGGTCGACCTCCTCACCCTCGACCGCGCGTACTACCTCGAGCCGGACTCGGCGTCGCCCAAGGCCTATGTCCTGCTGCGCAAGACCCTCGAGCAGACCGACCGCACCGCGATCGTGCGCTTCTCCCTGCGGCAGAAGACGCGACTCGCGGCGCTGCGGGTGCGAGGGGACGTGCTCGTGCTGCAGACGCTCCTGTGGGCCGACGAGGTGCGCGAGGCGAACTTCCCGGCGCTGGATGAGAGCGTGCGGATCTCGGCGAAGGAGCTCGAGCTCTCGGCATCCCTCGTCGAGAGCTTCGCGAGCGACTTCGACCCCGAGGAGTTCACCGACGAGTACCAGGCCGAGCTGCGCACCCTGATCCAGGCCAAGCTCGAGAAGGGCGACGCGGTCGACACCGCGGAGACGTTCGGCGAGCAGGAGGAGGACGCGGGCGGCGAGGTGATCGACCTCATGGCCGCGCTGCGCGCCTCGGTCGAGCGTTCGCGCGCGGCGCGCGCCGGCGGGGCGGACGAGAAGACGAAGGATGCCGCGCCCGAGAAATCGGCCAGGTCGAAATCGCCCTCCGGCTCCGGGTCGAAGACGGCGCCGAAGGCGAAGGCGAAGGCGAAGTCCTCGAAGCCGGCGGAGAAGAAGCGAGCCTCGAAGGCGTCCTGAGCGCGATCAGCCCTGCGAGGGCGGGGGAGAGCCGTCGCCGTGGCGGGGCTCCTGCCGATGGTCGCGCAGCGGGTCGTGGCGGCGCTCGCCCCGGTGCTGGTCCGGGTGCTGGTGCTCGGGCCCGCGGTCGAACACCTCGGGGTCGAGCACGAGCTGGCGAGCCTCCTCGGCGTCGGTCACGACATCCTCACCCGCGGCCTCCTCCCGGCGCGCCTTCGAGCGCTCGCGGAAGTAGTGCCACAGCGTCACGAGGAGCGTGCCGCCCACCGCGACCAGGAGGATCAGGTCGATGTACTCGGCGACCAGTTCGCCCACCACGGGGATGAAGCCGATCGCATAGCCGAACATCGTCAGGCCGAAGCCCCACAGGACGGCGCCGACGAAGTTGTAGAGCGTATAGCGGCCCTTGTGCATCTTGCCCACGCCCGCCGCGACCGGCGCGAAGGTCCGGACGATGGGAACGAACCGGGCGACGATGATCGTGAGGCCTCCGTACTTCACGAAGAACGCGTTGGTGCGCTCGACGTTCTTCACGCTGAAGAGCCCCGATTCCTTCCGCTCGAAGACCGCCGGCCCGCCCTTGTACCCGATGAAGTAGCCGACCTCGCCGCCGATGAAGGCCGAGAGGCCGATGAGCAGCGCGACCCACCAGACGCTGACGCCGAAGACGCCGTTGGGCGCGGCCTCGGACGGATGCGAGAGCAGCCCCGAGATGATGAGGAGGGTGTCGCCGGGGAGGAGGAAGCCGATGAGGAGGCCCGTCTCGGCGAAGACGATGAAGCACACCACGAGAAGGGCCCAGGGACCGGCCGCGGCGATGATCGTCTCAGGGTCGAGCCAGGGGATGAGCGCGATGTGCTGCACGAAGGGTCCCGTCGGTCGGAATGGTCGGCGGTCGGATGCCGGGTGCGAGCCGAGGATCCGGCGACGCCGTGCGGAAGGTGGGACTTGAACCCACACGCCCGGAGGCACAGGAACCTAAATCCTGCGTGTCTGCCAATTCCACCACTCCCGCGAGTGCGTTCAGTCTACTGAGCGACCTGGACGGCGGCTGAGGGGTCCGCCGCCTCGTGCACTCGCCGCGGCGCCACCGGCCCCGACCGGTCCGCGAGGTCCGTCGCGCTCGTGTGGAGGGTTCGCTCAGCGCCGGTCGTGGCGGATGCCGAACAGGAAGTACGCGGCAGGCCCGATCCAGTTGATGAACAGCGCGGGCACCCACGCCAGCTTGGGGCCGCGCACCTCATCGGGGTCGCGCTGGGCGAGGTCCCACGCCGCGAGCGCCGCGAACGCGAACTGGACGAGGCCGAGGACGACGCCGCCGATGCGCAGCGGCACCTTCGCCAAGCCGAGCGATGCCGCCGCGCCCGCCGCCTGCTGCAGCGCGCCGGACGCCGCGCTCGAGCCGGGCTGCGGCGTCACGCGAGGTGAAGGAGAGGCGAGGTTCTTCGTGTACGAGGTCATGGCTGTTCCTTCCACGGTCTCGACCATCGTGTCACTGGTCCGCCGCCGTCGGCAGGGGTTGCCTGCGCCGGGTCGGATGTGCGCTGTGGATAACTTCGGTGCGGCGCGGGCGCCCCTTGCGAGGATTCTCCGGTGTCTCTCCCCGTCGCCGCCCGGCCCGCCGCCGTCGTGGCGGAGCGCGTGCGCGAGCGGCTGCGCGCGGAGCACGCCGATCCGGCGCGCGACCCCGAGTTCGCGGCCAGCGTCGCGCGGGCGGAGGTGCGCCGGCACAACGACTTCGCCCTCGCCCGTGGGCTTCCGCCGGTCGACGACGAGGCCGGATGCGTCCGCGAAGTGCTGGCGACCGTCACCGGCTACGGGCCGCTGCAGGTTCACCTGGACGACCCCACCGTCGAGGAGCTGTGGCTGAACGCTCCGGACCGGATCTTCATCGCGCGCGGCGGGGTCGCCGAGCGGGTGCCGATCGTCCTCAGCGACACGCAGGTACGGGATCTCGTCGAGCGGATGCTCCACGCCACGGGCCGGCGGGTGGACCTCAGCCAGCCGTTCGTGGACGCGTCGCTGCCGGACGGCAGCCGCCTCCACGTCGTGATCCCCGACATCACACGTCGGCACTGGGCGGTCAACATCCGCAAGTTCCTGCCCGCGTACCGGAGCCTCGATCAGCTCGTGGCGGTCGGCTCCCTCCGGCCTTCGGGTGCGGAGCTCCTCCGCGCGGCGATGGCGGAGGGCCGCAGCATCCTCGTGTCGGGCGCGACCCACGCCGGGAAGACGACGCTCCTCAGCGCTCTCATCGCCGCGGCGCCGCGGCACCATCGCATCGTCACCGTCGAGGAGACCTTCGAGCTGGCGGTGGATGCTCCCGACCTCGTCGCGCTGCAGGGGCGTCAGCCGAGCCTCGAGGGCACGGGTGAGGTGACGCTCCGGCGCCTCGTCAAGGAGGCCCTGCGCATGCGCCCCGACCGTCTCGTCGTCGGAGAGGTGCGCGACGCGGAAGCGCTCGACCTGCTCCTCGCCCTGAACACGGGGGTCCCCGGGGCCGCCACGATCCACGCCAACTCGGCGCGAGAAGCCCTCGGCAAGCTGGCGGCCCTGCCGCTGCTGGCCGGGCGCAACATCGACGCGGGATTCGTGCAGCCGGCGGTCGCGGCATCCGTCCACCTGGTGGTCCACTGCGAGCGGGATGACTCGGGCCACCGCCGGGTCGTCGAGATCGTCGCGCCGACCGGTGTCGGGCCGACGGGGATCGAGGCGCGCACGGTCTATCGCGGGGACCGGGGATGACGGTCGTGTGGGGCGCCGTCCTGGCGGCAGGGATCCTCCTCACCGTGTCTCCGTGGGTCTGGCCCGCGCGCGGCGACCGGGCCCCGGCGCGGGCGAACGGTGCGCTGGAGCGGCTGCTCGAAGCGGCGGGGCTCGGCGCCGCGCCGCCCGGCCTCGTCATCGGCGCATCGGTCGGCTGCGCCGTCCTCGCGGCCGCTGTCGCCTGGCTCCTCGTGCCCGTCCTCGCGATCGTCGCCGTAGCCGCCGTGGCAGGGGCGCTCGCGCCCTTCGGCTACCTGCGTGCGCGGAGGGCTCGACTCGTGCGCACGCGGCGCGCGCTCTGGCCCGACGTCTGCGACCTCCTCATCGCGTCGGTGCGAGCGGGGATGTCGCTGCCCGACTCGGTCGCGGCGCTCTCCGACGCCGCTCCCGCGCCGTTGCGGCCAGCCTTCGCGTCGTACAGCCGGGACCTCGCCGCGTCGGGGCACTTCGATTCCAGCATCCGGCGCCTGAAGGCCTCTCTGGGCGACCCGGTGGCCGACCGGATCGTCGAGACACTTCGCATGGCCCGGCAGGTGGGCGGCACCGAGCTCACGCCGGTGCTGCGCGCGCTCGCAGCGTCGGTCCGGGCCGATGCCGCGCTGCGCGCCGAGGTGGAGGCTCGTCAGTCCTGGATCCGCGGGGCCGCCGTGCTGGGCGTGGCGGCGCCGTGGGCGATCCTCGCGATGCTCGCGCTGCGACCGGAAGGGGCGGAGGCCTACGCGAGCCCGGAGGGCGTCGCGCTGGTCGTGGTCGGTGCGGCCGTGTCGTTCGTCGCCTATCGCCTCATGCTGCGCCTCGGCCGGCTGCCCGAGCCACGGAGGTGGTTCGGATGATGCTCGTCGTCCCCACCGACGCGGCGCTGGCGGTCGTGCTCGGCGCGGCCTTCGGAGCGGGCGTGTGGCTGCTGGTGTCGGTGACTCCCCGCTGGGGTGCTCCGACACTCGCCCGTCGGATCGCACCGTATATCCGCGACGTCACCGATCCCCGCGGGCTCACGCCGCTCGCCGGGTTCCGCGCCACCGACGCACATGCCTTCTGGCGGACCGGCCTCGATCGCATCGCCCGGGGCATGGGAGGCTCCGAGTCGGTGACGCGCCGGCTGCGACAGGCAGGCCGGACGGCGGATGCCGCCTCCTTCCGCGCACGCCAGCTCGCGTGGGCCGTGGCCGGGGTGGCGGCCGGCGGGACCCTCGTCGTCCTCTTGGTGCTCCTCGGGCGAGGGTCGGGGGCGCTCGCGATCCTCCCACCGGTCACCGGGTTCGCCGCCGCAGCCCTCTTCGATCTCTCGCTGACCCGCGCGGCGGCGGGCCGTGTGAGCAGGATCGAGGAAGAGCTGCCCACGGTGCTCGAGTTCCTCGCTCTCTGCCTCTCAGCGGGGGAGAACATCCTCGACTCGGTGCGCCGGGTGTCGGAGGTCGGCGCGGGCGAGCTCACGAGCGAGCTGCGCGGCGTCGTGGTGGCGGTCGGCACGGGGTCCTCCCTGTCCGAGTCGCTCGCACGGCTGGCCGCGGGGCTCGAGATCCCGCCGCTGTCGCGCGCCGTCGATCAGCTCGTCGCCGCGCTGGATCGGGGCGCGCCGCTCGCGCACGTGCTGCACGCGCAGGCGCTCGACGCCCGCGAGGACGCCAAGCGGCGCCTCATCGAGCGCGCGGGCCGGAAGGAGATCTACATGCTCGTCCCGCTCGTCTTCCTCATCCTGCCCCTCAGCGTGCTGTTCGCGGTGTTCCCGGGGATCTTCATGCTTCGACTCGGAATCGGCTGACCGCAGCCGGAAGGAGAATCCATGTTCCGCTCTCTCTCGCAGCGCCTCCGCGCGCGTTTCATCCTCGCCCTCGGCGACGAGCGCGGCGACGTGCCCGGATGGGTGCTCATCACCCTCATGACCGCCGGGCTCGTCGTCGTGATCTGGGCGCTCGCGGGTCCGGCGCTCGCCGACCTCTTCCAGCAGGCCATCGAGCGCGTCTCGGGCTTCTGACGTGACGCCCCGGGCCGTCCGCCTGCGAGAGCGGCTCGGCGCCGTGCTCGGGGACGAGACCGGCGCGAGCCCCGTCGAGTTCGTGCTCGTCGGAACGCTCCTGACCGTGCTGACCCTCGGCGTGCTGCAGCTCGGACTGGCTGTCTACGTGCGCAACGTCGTGCACGACGCCGCGGTGGAGGGCGCGTACCATGCGGCGCTCGCCGACACCTCCCTCGCGGAAGGCGCACGGCGCACGGCCGAGATCGTCGGCCGCACGGTGGGGGGAGCGTACGCCGCCGAGGTCTCGGCGCAGGAGACGCAGGAGCTGGGGCATCCGTCCGTCGAAGTGACGGTGCGGTGCCCCTTCCCGCTCGTCGGGCTCCTTGGCATGCCGCGGATGCTGGAGGTGAGCGCGCGTGCTCCGCTCGAGTCGTTCGGCTGACCCCGCGGCCATCGACGACCCTGAGCGCGGCTCCGCACCGCTCGAGTTCATCCTCGTCGGCCTGCTTCTTCTCGTCCCGCTCGTCTACGTCGTCGTCGCCCTCGGGCTCATCCAGGGGCACGCGCTCGGCGCCGAGGCGGGCGCGCGGCATGTCGCCCGCGCGATCTCGACCGCTGCGGGGGAGGCCGACGCCCGCGAGCGGGCGCAGCGCACCCTCGCGGCCGTGATCGACGAGTACGGCCTGGACGAGGCATCCGTCGATCTGGAGATGTCCTGCGCTCCCGCCGGTAGCGCCTGTCCGCAGCCCGGAGCGACGCTCGTCGTCACGCTGCGGACGCGGGTCGCGCTGCCGCTCGTGCCGCCTGTTCTCGGCCTCGACGACCTCGCGAGCATCCCCGTCGAGGCATCGGCCGCGCAGAAGGTCTCGCGCTTCTGGGGTGCGGGGTGACACGGCAGCGGAGGCCGACCCGGCCGAGGGACGACGAGGGCAGCGTGCTGCTGCTCACTCTCGGCTATGCCGCGCTGGCGCTCGTCGCGGTGTTCCTCTGCGTGGATGCCACGAGTCTCTACCTGACGCAGAAGCGGCTCGATTCGCTGGCGGATGCCGCGGCCCTCGCGGGCGCCGACGGATTCACGCTGTCGGTCGTCGACGGCGAGCCCCGCGCCGAGCTCACCTCCGATCAGGTGCGCGCGCAGGCTCAGGCGCTCCTGGGCGACGTCGGCCGGGACGCCCGGCTCCTGTCGGCGATGACTCCCGACGGGGTCTCAGCGCGCGTGACGGTCGCGGGAACCTGGCACCCTCCGGTCGCGACGATCTTCGTCCCCGACGGGGTCGCGCTGCAGGCGACGGCGACGAGCCGGACCGCCCTGCGCTGACCCCGCCGGGCGACATGGGGAGTCGCCGGGCCGAATATGGGGAGGAAGTCCCGATGTGGGGAAAGGGGCTGGAATCGACGATGGATCCACTCCGGTGAACACCGGCCCCTTCCAGAAACGGATCCCTCATGAAGACCTTCCTCATCGAACGCGAAGTGCCCGGCGCTTCGAAGCTCAGCCGCGAAGAGCTCGCCGAGATCTCGAAGACCTCGAACGCGGCGGTCGACTCGCTCGGCATCCCGTTTACGTGGGTCACCACCTACGTCGCCGGCGACAAGCTCTACTGCCTGCATCGCACCGACAGTGCCGAGAGCGTGCGCGAGCACGCGCGGCGCGGCGGGTTCCCCGCCGACCTCGTCAACGAGGTCGTCGCCGAATTCGGTCCGCAGACGGCCGAGGAGGCGGCATGAGCGCGCTGTCGCCGTTCGCCTCGCCCGGTGCCCGAGCCGAGCACTACCTCGTCGGGTTCGGGCGCCTCACCGATGGACTCGGGCGTGTGCTGCGGGAGCGCCTGGGGCGGCTCCGCCACAGCCGGGCCCCGATCACGCGAGAGCTTCTCACGGTGCGACGGGAAGGCGAGCGGATGCGCGATGTCGTGTGGGCGCGCGCCGAGCGCACGCGCCTTCTCGCCGGCCGACCCGCCGTCTGAGCGTGCTGAGGCGAACCGTCGCCGACACGGAACAGCCCCATGGCGCCTACCATGTCGCCATGGGGCTGTTCGAGCGGGAGCTCGAGGCGGCCGAGCTCCGGAAGGAGCTGAGGAGCCTGCGGGAGGGCGGTCGCGCCGTCACCGTGACCGGAGATGCCGGTTCCGGCAAGACGGCGCTGCTCGCCGCCGTGCTCGGGCCCGAGCCGACCGGCCTCACGGGCGATGCGTCGACGACGGGACCGCGTGTGCTGCGAGGCCTGTGCGACCCGTTGGGGACTCCGCGCCCCCTCGGTCCGATCCGCGACCTCCTCGGACGCCGGTCCACGAGCGATGTCACGTCCGATGTCGAGGCGAGACTGCTCGAGCTGGTGGGTCCGGAGCCGACCGCAGTCATCATCGAGGATGCCCAGTGGATCGACGCGGCGTCGGTGGAGGCTCTGCGCTTCCTCGTCCGGCGGATCGAGCGACTGCCCTTGCTCCTGGTGATCACGTACCGCGACGCCGACGTCTCGCTCGGCCACGCTCTCCTTCCGCTCCTCGGCGAGATCGCGCGCAGCGAACACGCGACGCAGATCACGCTCGGACCGCTGTCCGCCGAGGCCGTGCGTGCGATCGTCGGCGATTCCGGCCTCGA
This region includes:
- a CDS encoding AAA family ATPase, yielding MGLFERELEAAELRKELRSLREGGRAVTVTGDAGSGKTALLAAVLGPEPTGLTGDASTTGPRVLRGLCDPLGTPRPLGPIRDLLGRRSTSDVTSDVEARLLELVGPEPTAVIIEDAQWIDAASVEALRFLVRRIERLPLLLVITYRDADVSLGHALLPLLGEIARSEHATQITLGPLSAEAVRAIVGDSGLDADRVHELTGGNPFFVTEIARHPGERLPPTVRDAVIASTFGLARDDIELLQLIAAAPDALDDRLLPHLHIDVPTLRRLESTGLLVRTRRGVAFRHELARLAIVEGTAAGTRRMHHAAILEAFVALGSSDHAVPRTTPSQPATRTPASVTRGWPLRTRRGRDRTPRRSPSSRWPWRGSSRRSRREPSCSSS